One Deefgea tanakiae genomic region harbors:
- a CDS encoding substrate-binding periplasmic protein — MSAIQIWLKIKGVMIPKKGQVRRLGFYLSRSLFVFFLSHSIYAVEIPAFTENLPPLNYEENGINQGYSVELLQAIAQEAGIKVNIQVMPWARSYQTALETPNALLFTLVRNAERENQFLWIGPIAKRKVYLFKLSQRSDIVISDLASAKKYRIGAVRESASTKLLMAQDFQIGRELDVTKDDFINMKKLIVGRIDLMVSLDWAANFAIKKEGGTTDQISRAFLLDQSHEYYFGVNKNTDPEVYEKLAKAFDKVKKNGLLKRLQIQHLGPQDN, encoded by the coding sequence ATGTCTGCTATCCAAATTTGGCTAAAAATCAAAGGTGTAATGATACCGAAAAAAGGCCAAGTTCGCAGGCTAGGCTTCTACTTATCGCGAAGTTTATTCGTTTTTTTTCTCAGCCATTCAATTTATGCAGTCGAAATACCTGCATTTACTGAGAATTTACCACCACTGAATTACGAAGAAAACGGCATAAACCAAGGTTATTCCGTTGAATTACTACAAGCCATTGCTCAAGAAGCAGGAATTAAAGTCAATATCCAAGTCATGCCATGGGCGCGCTCCTACCAAACTGCACTTGAAACACCGAATGCGCTATTGTTTACGCTTGTTCGCAACGCTGAACGTGAAAACCAATTTTTATGGATTGGTCCCATTGCTAAACGCAAAGTCTATTTATTTAAACTCAGTCAGCGTAGTGATATTGTGATCAGTGATCTTGCTAGCGCAAAAAAATATCGTATCGGTGCCGTCCGTGAATCAGCCTCAACAAAGCTGTTGATGGCGCAAGACTTTCAAATTGGTAGAGAGCTAGATGTCACTAAAGATGATTTTATTAATATGAAGAAATTAATTGTAGGACGGATTGACCTCATGGTCTCACTCGACTGGGCGGCAAATTTCGCTATCAAAAAAGAAGGTGGTACTACAGATCAAATTAGCCGTGCTTTTCTTTTAGATCAAAGTCATGAATACTATTTTGGCGTTAACAAAAACACCGATCCTGAAGTATATGAAAAGTTAGCTAAGGCATTCGACAAGGTAAAAAAGAATGGCCTACTAAAACGACTCCAAATTCAACACCTTGGACCGCAAGACAATTAA